One Danio aesculapii chromosome 11, fDanAes4.1, whole genome shotgun sequence genomic region harbors:
- the fezf2 gene encoding fez family zinc finger protein 2: MLTPSWVEMASSLPLETAMSCPRLDDRSGATAAPKSLAFSIDRIMSKTSEPKAAAAEERSEGKKTVGLCTPIPCMIPIQPFSYDLQAKALMNYSEFWKVNFRGALCTSAAMCKANCGVCSKADAGIKHSVLPGSRVIKPQVIHQALAMPANGSLCYFNYLDSAYHQSELLSGHLFSSAIANSQAQAISAHQKLLLLENAKLACVSPEKFPTPQYPHKEHLPGQLDQIVRENHNLTEKNGVKAHSKSNNCSADGKPKNFTCEVCGKVFNAHYNLTRHMPVHTGARPFVCKVCGKGFRQASTLCRHKIIHTQEKPHKCNQCGKAFNRSSTLNTHIRIHAGYKPFVCEFCGKGFHQKGNYKNHKLTHSGEKQYKCSICSKAFHQIYNLTFHMHTHNDKKPFTCGTCGKGFCRNFDLKKHIRKLHDNANCLSGGNDSSRGHQN; this comes from the exons ATGCTCACACCAAGTTGGGTAGAAATGGCGAGCTCTCTTCCTCTGGAAACAGCGATGTCCTGCCCGAGACTAGACGACAGGAGCGGGGCCACGGCTGCACCCAAGTCCCTGGCCTTTTCTATCGACAGAATCATGTCCAAGACGTCGGAACCGAAAGCCGCAGCTGCGGAGGAGCGATCCGAAGGGAAGAAGACGGTCGGCTTGTGTACACCAATTCCCTGCATGATCCCGATCCAACCGTTCAGCTACGACTTGCAGGCCAAGGCTTTAATGAACTATTCAGAGTTCTGGAAAGTTAATTTCAGGGGAGCACTATGCACTTCAGCGGCCATGTGTAAAGCCAACTGCGGCGTTTGCAGCAAAGCGGACGCGGGGATCAAGCACTCGGTGCTGCCGGGGAGCAGGGTCATAAAACCGCAGGTGATACACCAGGCGCTGGCTATGCCCGCCAACGGATCCTTGTGTTATTTCAATTACCTGGACTCTGCTTATCATCAGTCCGAGCTGCTGAGTGGACATTTATTTTCTTCGGCAATCGCGAACTCTCAAGCACAAGCCATAAGCGCGCATCAGAAGCTCCTCTTGTTGGAGAACGCCAAACTTGCTTGCGTTTCTCCCGAGAAATTCCCCACACCTCAGTACCCACATAAAGAGCATCTGCCCGGGCAACTGGACCAAATCGTGCGGGAAAACCACAATCTGACGGAGAAGAATGGAGTGAAAGCGCACAGCAAATCGAATAACTGCTCTGCTGACGGGAAACCCAAGAACTTTACGTGTGAAGTTTGTGGAAAG GTCTTCAACGCGCACTATAACCTCACTCGCCACATGCCGGTACACACAGGCGCGCGGCCGTTCGTGTGTAAAGTATGCGGGAAAGGTTTCCGACAAGCCAGCACGTTGTGTAGACATAAAATTATTCACACAcag GAGAAACCTCACAAGTGTAACCAGTGTGGAAAAGCTTTCAACAGAAGCTCTACGTTGAACACACACATTCGAATTCATGCGGGATACAAACCATTCGTCTGCGAATTTTGTGGAAAGGGTTTTCATCAAAAAG GGAATTACAAGAACCACAAACTAACCCACAGCGGCGAGAAACAGTACAAGTGTTCAATCTGTAGCAAAGCCTTCCATCAGATCTATAACCTCACGTTTCACATGCATACGCACAACGACAAGAAGCCCTTTACCTGTGGGACCTGCGGGAAAGGCTTCTGCAGGAACTTTGACTTGAAAAAGCACATACGGAAATTGCACGATAACGCTAATTGTTTATCCGGCGGAAACGATTCTTCCAGAGGACACCAAAACTGA
- the cep15 gene encoding uncharacterized protein C3orf14 homolog yields MASYTVEEFELSRKHEDILGKRALLLQQMEAHYEQQKAKRKQQFLMSQAAKQRNAQILKDLENAEKNLQTRQLLHPNIISLETRYWASVERNLPEWEQYLLGKGQPPLSESERKLKQQRQKTTPQDLAPTQCRGKPPRPKPR; encoded by the exons ATGGCTTCTTATACAGTCGAAGAGTTTGAGCTCAGCCGGAAACATGAGGATAT ACTGGGGAAAAGAGCATTACTGCTGCAGCAGATGGAGGCGCACTATGAACAGCAGAAGGCTAAGAGAAAACAGCAGTTTCTGATGTCTCAAGCAGCGAAGCAGAGGAATGCTCAGATTCTTAAG GATTtagaaaatgctgaaaaaaatcttcaaacCAGACAGCTCCTTCATCCAAATATTATTAGCCTTGAG ACTCGGTATTGGGCCTCAGTTGAAAGAAATCTGCCAGAATGGGAGCAGTATTTGCTTGGGAAAGGACAACCACCTTTAAGCGAATCTGAGAGAAAGTTAaagcaacagagacagaaaacGACACCACAAGATCTCGCACCTACGCAGTGCAGGGGTAAACCCCCTCGACCCAAACCTCGATGA